A region from the Falco rusticolus isolate bFalRus1 chromosome 4, bFalRus1.pri, whole genome shotgun sequence genome encodes:
- the LOC119145844 gene encoding LOW QUALITY PROTEIN: calreticulin-like (The sequence of the model RefSeq protein was modified relative to this genomic sequence to represent the inferred CDS: deleted 1 base in 1 codon), with amino-acid sequence MAVAGQRGRGGGAPAGVALKVALRLGVALRSVRAAVYFQEQFLDGGWAGVGVSGGRWGSHWLRRCVRPNICGSETKKVHVILNYKNKHHPIKKPIRCKADRYTHLYTLIIRPDQTYDVKIDNKMVASGNLEDDFDFLPPRKVNDLTVRKPTDWDDRMQIDDPKDIKPEDWDEAEFITDTSAEKPEDQDAAANGEWHYAVVKNPLYRVQIIL; translated from the exons ATGGCagtggctgggcagagggggCGCGGTGGGGGAGCCCCGGCCGGCGTCGCGCTGAAGGTGGCCCTGCGCCTCGGGGTCGCACTGCGCTCCGTCCGTGCCGCGGTGTATTTCCAGGAGCAGTTTCTGGACGGAGGTTGGGCCGGCGTAGGGGTTAGTGGTGGCCGGTGGGGCAGCCACTGGTTGCGGCGCTGTGTGAG GCCAAATATTTGTGGATCTGAGACAAAGAAGGtccatgttattttaaattacaagaaTAAACACCATCCAATCAAGAAACCAATCAGATGCAAG GCTGACAGATATACACATCTTTATACTTTGATTATAAGGCCAGATCAGACTTACGACGTAAAAATTGATAACAAAATGGTTGCATCTGGCAACTTAGAAgatgattttgattttttgccACCAAGAAAAGTTAATGATCTAACAGTGAGGAAACCCACTGACTGGGATGATCGAATGCAAATTGATGATCCAAAGGACATCAAACCTGAG GATTGGGATGAAGCTGAATTCATCACAGACACTAGTGCTGAGAAACCCGAAGAC CAAGATGCTGCTGCGAATGGAGAATGGCATTATGCTGTGGTCAAGAATCCTCTGTACAGagtacaaataattttgtaa
- the EPS15L1 gene encoding epidermal growth factor receptor substrate 15-like 1 isoform X8: MAALIPLSQQVLHQQVSSNDRILMNDGDVVTCGDREFSTGNPLYETYYKQVDPTYTGRVGASEAALFLKKSGLSDSILGKIWDLADPEGKGYLDKQGFYVALRLVACAQNGHDVNLSSLNLTVPPPKFHDTSSPLLIAPPSTETHWAVRVEEKAKFDGIFESLLPVNGLLSGDKVKPVLMNSKLPLDILGRVWDLSDIDKDGHLDRDEFAVAMHLVYRALEKEPVPSLLPPSLIPPSKRKKTPVFPGAVPVLPASPPPKDSLRSTPSHGSVNSLNSTGSLSPKHSIKQAQPSVNWVVPMSEKVRYDEIFLKTDTDMDGFVSGQEVKDIFMHSGLSQNLLAHIWALADTRQMGKLSKDQFALAMYLIQQKVSKGIDPPQTLSPDMIPPTERNTPIQTLSGYLTSVGTEISALTEMRRDSSSSVGSGEFTGVKELDDISQEIAQLQREKYSLEQDIREKEESIRQKTNEVQELQNDLDRETSNLQELEAQKQDAQDRLDEMDQQKAKLKDMLNDVRQKCQEETQVISSLKMQIQSQESDLKLQEDDLNRAKAELNRLQQEETQLEQSIQAGKVQLETIIKSLKSTQEEINQARSKLSQLQESHQEVNKNIEEYNEALNGIHGGSLTNLADISEGLGQMERSNYGATDDPFKNKALMFTNNSQELHTDPFQSEDPFKSDPFKGADPFKGSDPFQHDPFADQPPAPADPFGGDPFKESDPFCSSAPEDFFKKQVKSDPFTSDPFTKPPALPSKPDPFESSDPFTSSSISSKGPDPFGTLDPFGSGAFSSGEGFADFSQMSKSVASDPFASSFGGMGFSDDPFKSKSDTPALPPKKNVPPRPKPPSGGFPRI; the protein is encoded by the exons ATGGCGGCGCTCATCCCTCTTAGCCAGCAG GTTCTTCATCAGCAGGTATCATCAAATGACAGAATCCTCATGAATGATGGCGATGTAGTCACGTGTGGTGACAGGGAG ttttctacGGGGAATCCATTATATGAAACTTACTACAAACAG GTAGATCCAACATATACGGGGAGAGTCGGGGCAAGTGAAGCTGCgctgtttcttaaaaaatctGGTCTCTCTGATAGTATCCTTGGAAAA atatGGGATTTGGCTGACCCAGAGGGTAAGGGATACTTGGATAAACAG GGTTTCTATGTTGCATTGCGCCTTGTAGCATGTGCACAGAATGGCCATGATGTTAACCTGAGCAGTCTAAACTTGACTGTGCCACCTCCTAAATTT cATGACACTAGCAGTCCTTTGCTGATCGCACCACCTTCAACAGAGACTCACTGGGCTGTTAGG gtggaagaaaaagcaaagtttgaTGGTATTTTTGAAAGCCTTTTGCCAGTAAATGGTTTACTTTCAGGAGACAAAGTAAAACCAGTACTGATGAATTCAAAGCTACCTCTTGATATCCTAGGAAGG GTCTGGGATCTCAGTGATATTGATAAAGATGGTCACCTGGACAGGGATGAATTTGCTGTG GCAATGCATTTGGTGTATAGAGCTCTTGAGAAGGAGCCAGTTCCTTCACTATTACCCCCTTCTCTCATACCACCttctaaaagaaagaagacacCTGTCTTTCCTGGTGCAGTTCCTGTTCTCCCTGCAAGTCCTCCACCAAAAGACAGCCTCCGTTCTACCCCATCTCATGGTAGTGTCAACAGTCTGAACAGCACAGGGAGTTTGTCTCCTAAACACAGCATCAAACAAGCACAG ccATCTGTGAATTGGGTAGTGCCAATGTCTGAAAAAGTGCGATACGatgaaattttcttaaaaacagacACAGACATGGATGGTTTTGTGAGTGGCCAAGAAGTTAAGGACATTTTTATGCATTCAGGTCTGTCTCAGAATCTCCTAGCACATATATG GGCTTTGGCAGACACAAGACAGATGGGAAAGCTAAGCAAAGATCAGTTTGCACTAGCAATGTATCTCATACAACAGAAGGTCAGTAAAGGGATTGATCCTCCACAAACATTGTCCCCCGATATGATCCCTCCCACAGAGAGGAACACTCCTATACAG ACTTTGTCAGGTTACTTGACCTCTGTAGGAACTGAGATCTCAGCACTAACAGAAATGCGTCGT GATAGTTCAAGTTCCGTTGGATCAGGAGAATTCACAGGTGTGAAGGAACTGGATGATATTAGTCAAGAAATTGCACAGCTGCAGAG GGAAAAATATTCACTAGAGCAGGACAttagggaaaaggaagaatcaATCAGACAGAAAACCAACGAAGTCCAG GAGCTGCAAAATGATTTAGACAGGGAGACGAGTAACTTGCAAGAGCTAGAGGCTCAGAAACAAGATGCACAAGACCGCCTGGATGAAATGGACCAGCAGAAAGCCAAACTGAAAGATATGCTGAATGATGTAAGGCAGAAATGTCAGGAAGAAACACAGGTG atttcatCACTAAAAATGCAGATTCAATCTCAGGAATCAGATTTAAAATTACAGGAAGATGACCTTAATagagcaaaagcagagctgaatcGTCTCCAGCAAGAAGAGACTCAGCTAGAGCAGAGTATCCAGGCTGGAAAAGTGCAACTTGAAACAATAATCAAATCTTTAAAATCaacacaggaagaaataaaCCAG gCAAGAAGTAAACTTTCTCAACTTCAAGAGAGTCATCAAGAAGTCAATAAGAATATAGAAGAATATAATGAGGCTCTCAATGGGATTCATGGTGGTAGTCTGACAAATTTAGCAGACATAAGTGAAGGCCTTGGGCAGATGGAAAGAAGTAATTATGGAGCTAcg GATGATCCATTTAAGAATAAAGCCTTGATGTTTACCAATAATTCACAAGAATTGCATACAGACCCATTCCAGTCAGAAGATCCTTTCAAATCTGATCCGTTTAAGGGAGCAGACCCTTTCAAAGGCA GTGATCCATTCCAGCATGATCCTTTTGCAGATCAaccacctgctccagcag ATCCATTTGGAGGTGATCCATTTAAGGAAAGTGACCCATTTTGTAGTTCTGCCCCTGAGGATTTCTTCAAGAAACAGGTGAAGAGTGACCCATTTACCTCAGATCCATTCACAAAACCCCCTGCTTTACCCTCAAAG CCTGACCCTTTTGAAAGCAGTGATCCATTTACGTCTTCCAGTATCTCTTCAAAAGGTCcag
- the C4H19orf44 gene encoding uncharacterized protein C19orf44 homolog — translation MAAIAWAQRAPAGGGQGHSDAPRRRITAGHSALPHSCSDLSVVDKELGRTGRAPICHSRFLKVRNQNLHSSQWCQTLGSAVQAANRHIVKRTPVSTSHARSSSALRKVAQLESKIMNRRKQMELQNTSLGQKALNKEPLSSASSHEHSARGKKYLKNYATASGNMTPSNACSKEKESIRSPKKNVILKQQLDLDSDEEEMRDLMEVSSGNKNQRVVVNDSKWSEKSKTPVSSRMPPPSHKKISLTEVSKAPCFDSTDSEKNVFSRVNSATPSSDSRNLPVQHNVRSQLPSSSMKDNTVKMTLPRTGNTKQSQMSLESDRSEIKSLDELFSEAADAEDSTSSSSNNFRLNILSLDDLAPNITNEAAEIEQKGTDIQITQKPNRNPKKDVFLGEKDQASCKTTSAGTSVNDASEGDVEKTVTEAEISEHLSGVSTDVPKHKEDYLDHDEQTVNSEYSEDFERSLSTTGRKSVSETSEEHSESCMYSGKHRSSALSAPFTRERHDQVQRKTVKETAVQTVDPPFTYCWWSKTDTSAVLDPPVGNSYIDPVPIASHVISMDAVEALTAYNPSVLVLNSMLKQHLMLTQQFVENIHRLHSSLVESLENEKFHYHTLAEAKEYIKNHKSPRLTIEQARQEVWKAQEEKLL, via the exons ATGGCCGCGATCGCTTGGGCGCAGAGAGCGCCCGCGGGCGGAGGGCAG GGCCACAGCGATGCTCCCCGCAGGAGAATCACAGCCGGGCACAGCGCCCTCCCTCACTCCTGTAGTGACCTCTCTGTAGTTGACAAGGAGCTGGGGAGAACTGGAAGAGCTCCGATCTGCCACAGCAGGTTCCTAAAGGTGCGCAACCAAAACCTACATAGCAGCCAGTGGTGCCAGACGCTGGGaagtgctgtgcaggcagcGAACAGACACATAGTAAAGCGCACTCCGGTTAGCACTTCCCATGCACGGTCGAGCTCAGCTCTGAGGAAAGTGGCGCAACTAGAGAGCAAAATCATGAATCGAAGAAAGCAGATGGAGTTGCAGAACACCAGCTTGGGCCAGAAGGCTTTGAATAAAGAGCCCCTCTCATCTGCGTCCAGTCATGAACACAGTGCAAGGGGCAAGAAATATCTGAAGAATTATGCTACTGCCAGTGGAAATATGACCCCCAGTAATGCctgttcaaaggaaaaagaaagcatccgAAGCCCTAAAAAGAATGTTATACTTAAACAACAGCTTGATTTGGACAGTGATGAAGAGGAAATGAGAGACTTGATGGAGGTTTCCAGTGGAAACAAGAATCAGAGGGTTGTTGTGAATGATTCTAAGTGGAGTGAAAAG AGTAAGACTCCAGTTTCATCAAGAATGCCTCCTCCATCTCATAAGAAAATTTCACTGACAGAGGTATCTAAAGCACCTTGTTTTGACAGCACagattcagagaaaaatgttttcagtagaGTTAATTCAGCAACACCTTCATCAGACAGCAGAAACCTGCCAGTACAACATAACGTGAGATCTCAGTTGCCGTCTTCTTCCATGAAAGACAATACTGTAAAGATGACTCTGCCTAGAACAGGCAACACCAAGCAAAGCCAAATGTCACTTGAAAGTGacagaagtgaaattaaatCATTAGACgaattattttcagaagcagctgatGCAGAAGACTCAACTAGCAGCAGCTCAAACA ATTTCAGACTGAATATCCTGAGCCTTGATGATTTGGCACCAAATATCACCAATGAGGCAGCAGAAATAGAGCAGAAA gGGACAGACATTCAAATTACtcaaaaaccaaacagaaatccaaaaaaagatgtatttctgggggaaaaggacCAAGCTTCTTGTAAAACGACAAGTGCAGGAACCAGTGTGAATGATGCTTCTGAAGGGGATGTTGAAAAGACTGTGACTGAAGCTGAAATCTCAGAGCATTTAAGTGGAGTTTCTACAGATGTCCCTAAACACAAAGAGGATTATCTTGATCATGATGAGCAAACTGTTAATTCAGAATATTCTGAAGACTTTGAAAGGTCTCTGTCTACAACAGGCAGGAAATCTGTATCAGAAACGTCAGAGGAACATTCTGAGAGCTGCATGTATTCTGGAAAACACCGATCTTCAGCATTATCAGCTCCATTTACCAGAGAGCGGCATGACCAGGTTCAGAGAAAAACTGTCAAAGAAACTGCAGTTCAGACAGTGGATCCTCCATTCACCTACTGCTGGTGGTCAAAGA CAGACACCTCTGCAGTACTTGACCCACCTGTAGGAAACAGTTACATTGATCCAGTACCTATTGCCAGTCACGTCATCAGCATGGATGCAGTAGAAG CCTTGACTGCCTACAACCCGTCAGTCCTTGTTTTAAATTCCATGTTGAAACAGCACTTGATGTTGACTCAGCAGTTTGTAGAGAACATTCACCGCCTTCACTCGTCCCTTGTGGAGTCATTAGAAAACGAGAAGTTCCACTACCATACCCTGGCAGAAGCTAAAGAG
- the EPS15L1 gene encoding epidermal growth factor receptor substrate 15-like 1 isoform X9 translates to MAALIPLSQQVLHQQVSSNDRILMNDGDVVTCGDREFSTGNPLYETYYKQVDPTYTGRVGASEAALFLKKSGLSDSILGKIWDLADPEGKGYLDKQGFYVALRLVACAQNGHDVNLSSLNLTVPPPKFHDTSSPLLIAPPSTETHWAVRVEEKAKFDGIFESLLPVNGLLSGDKVKPVLMNSKLPLDILGRVWDLSDIDKDGHLDRDEFAVAMHLVYRALEKEPVPSLLPPSLIPPSKRKKTPVFPGAVPVLPASPPPKDSLRSTPSHGSVNSLNSTGSLSPKHSIKQAQPSVNWVVPMSEKVRYDEIFLKTDTDMDGFVSGQEVKDIFMHSGLSQNLLAHIWALADTRQMGKLSKDQFALAMYLIQQKVSKGIDPPQTLSPDMIPPTERNTPIQTLSGYLTSVGTEISALTEMRRDSSSSVGSGEFTGVKELDDISQEIAQLQREKYSLEQDIREKEESIRQKTNEVQELQNDLDRETSNLQELEAQKQDAQDRLDEMDQQKAKLKDMLNDVRQKCQEETQVISSLKMQIQSQESDLKLQEDDLNRAKAELNRLQQEETQLEQSIQAGKVQLETIIKSLKSTQEEINQARSKLSQLQESHQEVNKNIEEYNEALNGIHGGSLTNLADISEGLGQMERSNYGATDDPFKNKALMFTNNSQELHTDPFQSEDPFKSDPFKGADPFKGSDPFQHDPFADQPPAPADPFGGDPFKESDPFCSSAPEDFFKKQVKSDPFTSDPFTKPPALPSKPDPFESSDPFTSSSISSKGPDPFGTLDPFGSGAFSSGEGFADFSQMSKSVASDPFASSFGGMGFSDDPFKSKSDTPALPPKKNVPPRPKPPSVWK, encoded by the exons ATGGCGGCGCTCATCCCTCTTAGCCAGCAG GTTCTTCATCAGCAGGTATCATCAAATGACAGAATCCTCATGAATGATGGCGATGTAGTCACGTGTGGTGACAGGGAG ttttctacGGGGAATCCATTATATGAAACTTACTACAAACAG GTAGATCCAACATATACGGGGAGAGTCGGGGCAAGTGAAGCTGCgctgtttcttaaaaaatctGGTCTCTCTGATAGTATCCTTGGAAAA atatGGGATTTGGCTGACCCAGAGGGTAAGGGATACTTGGATAAACAG GGTTTCTATGTTGCATTGCGCCTTGTAGCATGTGCACAGAATGGCCATGATGTTAACCTGAGCAGTCTAAACTTGACTGTGCCACCTCCTAAATTT cATGACACTAGCAGTCCTTTGCTGATCGCACCACCTTCAACAGAGACTCACTGGGCTGTTAGG gtggaagaaaaagcaaagtttgaTGGTATTTTTGAAAGCCTTTTGCCAGTAAATGGTTTACTTTCAGGAGACAAAGTAAAACCAGTACTGATGAATTCAAAGCTACCTCTTGATATCCTAGGAAGG GTCTGGGATCTCAGTGATATTGATAAAGATGGTCACCTGGACAGGGATGAATTTGCTGTG GCAATGCATTTGGTGTATAGAGCTCTTGAGAAGGAGCCAGTTCCTTCACTATTACCCCCTTCTCTCATACCACCttctaaaagaaagaagacacCTGTCTTTCCTGGTGCAGTTCCTGTTCTCCCTGCAAGTCCTCCACCAAAAGACAGCCTCCGTTCTACCCCATCTCATGGTAGTGTCAACAGTCTGAACAGCACAGGGAGTTTGTCTCCTAAACACAGCATCAAACAAGCACAG ccATCTGTGAATTGGGTAGTGCCAATGTCTGAAAAAGTGCGATACGatgaaattttcttaaaaacagacACAGACATGGATGGTTTTGTGAGTGGCCAAGAAGTTAAGGACATTTTTATGCATTCAGGTCTGTCTCAGAATCTCCTAGCACATATATG GGCTTTGGCAGACACAAGACAGATGGGAAAGCTAAGCAAAGATCAGTTTGCACTAGCAATGTATCTCATACAACAGAAGGTCAGTAAAGGGATTGATCCTCCACAAACATTGTCCCCCGATATGATCCCTCCCACAGAGAGGAACACTCCTATACAG ACTTTGTCAGGTTACTTGACCTCTGTAGGAACTGAGATCTCAGCACTAACAGAAATGCGTCGT GATAGTTCAAGTTCCGTTGGATCAGGAGAATTCACAGGTGTGAAGGAACTGGATGATATTAGTCAAGAAATTGCACAGCTGCAGAG GGAAAAATATTCACTAGAGCAGGACAttagggaaaaggaagaatcaATCAGACAGAAAACCAACGAAGTCCAG GAGCTGCAAAATGATTTAGACAGGGAGACGAGTAACTTGCAAGAGCTAGAGGCTCAGAAACAAGATGCACAAGACCGCCTGGATGAAATGGACCAGCAGAAAGCCAAACTGAAAGATATGCTGAATGATGTAAGGCAGAAATGTCAGGAAGAAACACAGGTG atttcatCACTAAAAATGCAGATTCAATCTCAGGAATCAGATTTAAAATTACAGGAAGATGACCTTAATagagcaaaagcagagctgaatcGTCTCCAGCAAGAAGAGACTCAGCTAGAGCAGAGTATCCAGGCTGGAAAAGTGCAACTTGAAACAATAATCAAATCTTTAAAATCaacacaggaagaaataaaCCAG gCAAGAAGTAAACTTTCTCAACTTCAAGAGAGTCATCAAGAAGTCAATAAGAATATAGAAGAATATAATGAGGCTCTCAATGGGATTCATGGTGGTAGTCTGACAAATTTAGCAGACATAAGTGAAGGCCTTGGGCAGATGGAAAGAAGTAATTATGGAGCTAcg GATGATCCATTTAAGAATAAAGCCTTGATGTTTACCAATAATTCACAAGAATTGCATACAGACCCATTCCAGTCAGAAGATCCTTTCAAATCTGATCCGTTTAAGGGAGCAGACCCTTTCAAAGGCA GTGATCCATTCCAGCATGATCCTTTTGCAGATCAaccacctgctccagcag ATCCATTTGGAGGTGATCCATTTAAGGAAAGTGACCCATTTTGTAGTTCTGCCCCTGAGGATTTCTTCAAGAAACAGGTGAAGAGTGACCCATTTACCTCAGATCCATTCACAAAACCCCCTGCTTTACCCTCAAAG CCTGACCCTTTTGAAAGCAGTGATCCATTTACGTCTTCCAGTATCTCTTCAAAAGGTCcag